In the genome of Xenopus laevis strain J_2021 chromosome 1S, Xenopus_laevis_v10.1, whole genome shotgun sequence, one region contains:
- the lvrn.S gene encoding aminopeptidase Q, whose amino-acid sequence MGPKSSSGFYLSRTSATFLSLLLAALILVIIILGALYARTTPPQWSHHICDTSTSLENITDPTGRPGVWNNPRLPQNLVPLHYDLELWPRMQADDEGNYLFSGQVNITISCVEVTDIVLLHSVQLNFSYVGLRLLGNKSEMDQNMESHGTHYKLYAIDKSTLQESKAYKHLQDPTYDIPGGNISTKSVWTFENHSYVVLELSEELVAGNLYLLELNYTGFMRQNSALFITHYKDFNEDKAVVASFLEPENARAVYPCFDEPALKATFKIRLVHNSSYVALSNMPAVAVSEREDKDGSVWTVTTFNTTPKMSTYITAFVICDFDYVNITERGNEIRIWARKEFVQKGFTNLALSIAGPLLAYMEDLFNVSYPLQKTDFVALPDLDVEAMENWGLITFIEEALIYDPKKKLRNSKFRTSLIFSHEIAHQWFGNLVTMKWWTDLWLNEGFASYMEYFGVTFLDSKLNRDELFTMHNLQPIFESDVGAHSNSVSLKKDLYEVDSSYMFNEFTYDKGSALVRMLSSFLTEKLFIKGISSYLKTFSFSNVDQDDLWNHLQMFIDQQDEVQLPTTLRHIMQSWTFQRGIPLLTLNTTTGKVAKEMFKTDNTDNITSDSNHSWIVPVTWMKNGIEQTSLWLDSKSKVFPLMTTAADEWIVLNINVTGYYRTNYNKENWNRLAKQLETNPKAITTVNRIQLIEDAFTLARYGYNEYGTALHLTKYLEKEDEINVWYTVLKHVMSSDYPLVTYTNFPLFKKYILKRINPIYQRYANIIRTNFDEAEDDYFIQAHIELILKTACSFGLQDCLQLAHELYATWMKNCSWDVIPESIRDPICCYAIANGGENEWEFAWEMVNKTEDMEIDFLFYAMSCSKEPWLLHRYLQYSLDMDKFSAFTLFHDIIKHEIGRHIAWEFLKENWQRIKDIFGPRATVDFYNVLLPIFASKATSDLQFQEIQLFINTTMNENQRERVLELVENKRRKCLGWTSKINDEILNWLQSNIDEAQI is encoded by the exons ATGGGACCAAAGTCATCTTCTGGATTCTACTTGAGCAGGACATCAGCTACTTTCTTGTCATTGCTATTAGCTGCCTTGATTTTAGTAATCATTATACTTGGAGCTCTATATGCACGAACAACACCACCTCAATGGTCTCACCACATCTGTGACACTTCTACTTCACTGGAGAACATTACAGATCCTACAGGCAGACCAGGTGTCTGGAATAATCCACGTCTGCCTCAGAATTTAGTGCCTTTGCACTATGACTTGGAGTTGTGGCCAAGAATGCAAGCAGATGATGAGGGTAACTATCTCTTTTCAGGACAGGTAAACATAACCATAAGCTGTGTAGAGGTCACAGACATTGTTCTGTTGCATAGTGTTCAGCTGAACTTCTCCTATGTTGGTCTCAGACTTCTGGGAAACAAATCTGAAATGGACCAGAACATGGAAAGTCATGGAACACATTATAAATTATATGCAATTGACAAATCTACCCTGCAAGAAAGCAAAGCATACAAACACCTGCAAGATCCTACCTATGATATTCCTGGAGGCAATATTAGCACAAAGAGTGTGTGGACCTTTGAGAATCACAGTTATGTGGTACTGGAGCTGAGTGAAGAACTTGTTGCTGGGAACCTTTACTTACTGGAACTTAATTACACTGGATTTATGAGACAAAATTCTGCTCTCTTTATTACTCATTACAAAGATTTTAACGAAGACAA AGCCGTGGTTGCTTCATTTTTGGAACCAGAGAATGCCCGGGCCGTATACCCATGTTTTGATGAACCTGCGTTAAaagcaacatttaaaataagacTTGTACATAATTCAAGTTATGTGGCGCTTTCCAACATGCCTGCGGTGG CTGTTTCTGAACGGGAAGATAAAGATGGATCTGTGTGGACTGTTACTACCTTTAACACTACACCGAAAATGTCAACTTATATAACTGCATTTGTCATCTGTGACTTTGATTATGTCAACATCACTGAAAGAGGAAATGAG ATCCGAATTTGGGCACGTAAGGAATTCGTGCAGAAAGGGTTTACAAACCTTGCTCTGAGTATTGCAGGTCCTCTCCTTGCATACATGGAAGATTTATTCAATGTCTCATATCCTTTGCAGAAAACAG ATTTTGTGGCCCTGCCTGACCTTGACGTTGAAGCAATGGAAAATTGGGGATTAATTACTTTTATCGAGGAAGCACTGATTTATGACCCAAAGAAGAAATTAAGGAATTCCAAATTTAGGACGTCTCTGATTTTTTCCCATGAGATTGCGCACCAG TGGTTTGGAAACCTCGTTACCATGAAATGGTGGACTGATCTGTGGCTAAATGAAGGATTTGCATCTTATATGGAGTATTTTGGTGTTACGTTCCTTGACTCCAAATTGAATCGG GATGAATTGTTCACCATGCACAACTTGCAGCCCATCTTTGAGAGCGACGTAGGAGCTCACTCTAACAGTGTGTCATTAAAAAAAGATCTCTATGAAGTGGATTCCTCTTATATGTTTAATGAATTCACATACGACAAG GGCTCTGCCCTTGTACGAATGCTATCGAGTTTCCTGACAGAGAAACTCTTCATCAAGGGAATCAGC TCATATCTGAAGACCTTTTCATTCTCAAACGTTGACCAGGATGATCTGTGGAATCATTTGCAAATG TTTATAGATCAACAAGACGAAGTTCAGCTTCCGACAACTTTAAGACATATTATGCAGTCCTGGACATTTCAAAGAGGCATACCTCTTCTCACTTTAAATACAACTACTGGAAAAGTGGCTAAAGAGATGTTTAAGACTGACAACACAGATAACATCACAAGTGATAGCAA TCACTCATGGATTGTTCCTGTAACTTGGATGAAAAATGGAATTGAGCAAACATCTCTCTGGCTAGACAGCAAATCCA AAGTTTTTCCCTTAATGACAACTGCAGCAGATGAGTGGATTGTTTTAAACATCAATGTAACGGGATATTACAGAACAAATTATAATAAGGAGAACTGGAACCGCCTGGCAAAACAGCTTGAAACCAACCCAAAG GCTATAACCACAGTTAATAGAATACAGCTGATTGAAGACGCATTTACTTTGGCTAG GTATGGCTATAATGAATATGGGACAGCCCTTCATTTAACCAAGTACCTTGAGAAAGAAGATGAAATCAACGTGTGGTACACAGTATTGAAACATGTGATGTCTTCAGATTATCCACTGGTCACTTATACCAACTTTCCCCTATTTAAG aaatacatattaaaaagaaTAAATCCAATATACCAGCGATATGCAAATATAATTCGCACAAATTTCGATGAAGCAGAAGATGATTATTTTATACA AGCGCACATTGAGCTCATTCTGAAAACAGCATGTTCGTTTGGACTGCAAGACTGTCTGCAGCTGGCACATGAGCTGTATGCCACGTGGATGAAAAACTGTTCCTGGGATGT CATACCAGAGTCCATCAGAGACCCCATCTGCTGCTATGCCATTGCCAATGGTGGTGAAAATGAATGGGAGTTTGCAtgggaaatggttaataaaacAGAAGACATGGAAATAGATTTCTTATTTTATGCCATGAGCTGCAGCAAGGAGCCTTGGCTGCTTCACCG GTACTTACAATATTCCTTGGATATGGATAAATTCTCTGCTTTCACACTCTTTCACGATATCATCAAACATGAAATAGGAAGACACATAGCTTGGGAGTTTTTGAAAGAAAACTGGCAGCGCATAAAAGACAT ttttggacCAAGAGCTACTGTGGACTTTTACAATGTGTTATTACCGATTTTTGCATCAAAAGCCACTTCAGATTTACAATTCCAGGAG ATACAGCTGTTCATCAATACTACGATGAATGAAAATCAAAGGGAAAGAGTATTGGAGCTGGTCGAGAACAAAAGGAGAAAATGTCTTGGCTGGACgagtaaaataaatgatgaaatacTCAATTGGTTACAGAGCAATATAGATGAAGCCCAGATCTGA